One Bifidobacterium crudilactis genomic region harbors:
- the glgB gene encoding 1,4-alpha-glucan branching protein GlgB, which translates to MDTLTTDDHRTTASHVDYGVLDSVSNAKFYNPHAILGGHLNDGEGEGHVTVRTLRPLAKHVTIVTQHGEYDAQHEFNGIFTVVIPAQRNGAQWSVPDYRIRTTYADGTTLVEDDPYRYLPTVGDVDVYLFGEGRHERLWEVLGAHIMHFDDPMGSANGEPGKTVDGVSFAVWAPNAHAVRVVGDFNYWDGRRFAMREIGSSGIWELFIPGLEAGALYKYEILNSNGEWKMKADPMERGHQIPPATASKVVDSHHTWHDDSWMTRRAQTDPHSGPISIYELHAGSWREGLNYRELADQLVKYVKDLGFTHVEFMPLTQHPFTGSWGYQVTGYYAPDSRHGSYDDLKYLIDTLHQAGIGVVMDWVPAHFPKDDFALGRFDGTPLYEDPDPQRGEHPDWGTYVFNFGRNEVRNFLVANALYWLSEFHIDALRVDTVSSMLYLDYSRKDGEWHPNIYGGRENLEAISFLQEATATAYRDNPGIMMIAEESTSWQGVTAPTDAGGLGFGLKWNMGWMHDTLEYMQESPINRKYHHDEITFSMVYAYSEHYVLPISHDEVVHGKGSLMERMPGDDWQRFAGVRALFAYQWAHPGKKLTFMGNELAQFEEWNNNHSIDWDCLNWEDHRGVQRLVADLNALYKRTPALWSQDFDPAGFQWLTSDDSDHNVLSFARFGNNGEAVVVVVNFSGNAWSDYQVALPQGGSWKEVLTTDDSRYGGSNIHNDSFVADEEPYHSREWSVKLTIPALGALFLVPED; encoded by the coding sequence ATGGACACTCTTACAACAGATGACCACCGCACAACGGCGTCGCACGTGGACTATGGCGTCCTCGATTCGGTCAGCAATGCAAAATTCTACAATCCGCATGCCATCCTCGGAGGGCATCTCAACGACGGCGAGGGCGAAGGCCACGTAACGGTACGAACGCTGCGTCCGCTGGCGAAGCACGTCACGATCGTCACGCAGCATGGCGAATACGACGCCCAGCACGAATTCAACGGCATCTTCACCGTCGTGATACCCGCGCAGCGCAACGGAGCGCAGTGGTCGGTGCCCGACTACCGTATTCGGACGACCTATGCTGACGGCACGACTTTGGTCGAGGACGACCCCTACCGATATCTGCCCACGGTCGGCGACGTGGACGTCTACCTCTTCGGCGAGGGACGGCACGAGCGCCTATGGGAGGTCCTCGGCGCCCACATCATGCATTTCGACGATCCCATGGGTTCCGCCAACGGCGAGCCGGGCAAGACGGTCGATGGCGTATCCTTCGCCGTCTGGGCTCCCAACGCCCATGCGGTCAGGGTCGTCGGCGATTTCAACTACTGGGACGGCCGCAGATTCGCCATGCGCGAGATCGGCTCCTCCGGCATCTGGGAGCTGTTCATCCCCGGGCTGGAAGCCGGGGCGCTGTACAAATACGAGATCCTCAACTCCAACGGCGAATGGAAGATGAAGGCCGACCCGATGGAGCGCGGCCACCAGATTCCCCCTGCCACCGCATCCAAGGTGGTGGATTCGCATCATACCTGGCACGACGATTCATGGATGACCCGCCGAGCTCAGACAGACCCGCACTCCGGGCCGATCAGCATCTACGAGCTGCACGCCGGCAGCTGGAGAGAGGGCCTGAACTATCGCGAACTGGCCGATCAGCTGGTGAAATACGTCAAAGACCTCGGATTCACCCATGTGGAGTTCATGCCGCTGACACAGCACCCCTTCACCGGCTCCTGGGGCTATCAGGTCACCGGATATTACGCCCCGGATTCACGACACGGCTCGTACGACGATTTGAAATATCTTATCGACACGCTCCACCAGGCAGGCATCGGCGTGGTGATGGATTGGGTTCCCGCCCACTTCCCCAAGGACGATTTCGCGCTCGGCCGCTTCGACGGCACGCCGCTGTATGAGGACCCCGACCCTCAACGCGGCGAACACCCGGACTGGGGCACATACGTGTTCAACTTCGGACGCAACGAGGTGCGAAACTTCCTGGTGGCCAACGCGCTGTACTGGCTTTCGGAATTCCACATCGACGCATTGCGCGTGGATACCGTCTCCTCAATGCTGTATCTCGATTACAGCCGCAAGGACGGCGAGTGGCACCCGAACATCTACGGAGGGCGCGAGAACCTCGAAGCCATATCCTTCCTGCAGGAAGCGACGGCAACGGCGTACCGTGACAATCCGGGCATCATGATGATCGCCGAGGAATCAACCTCCTGGCAGGGCGTCACCGCGCCCACAGACGCGGGCGGGCTCGGCTTCGGCCTGAAATGGAATATGGGTTGGATGCACGACACCCTTGAATACATGCAGGAATCCCCTATCAACCGCAAATACCACCACGATGAAATCACCTTCTCGATGGTCTATGCGTACTCCGAGCATTATGTGCTGCCCATCTCCCATGACGAGGTCGTCCACGGCAAGGGTTCGCTGATGGAACGCATGCCCGGTGACGACTGGCAGCGTTTTGCCGGCGTGCGTGCCCTGTTCGCATACCAGTGGGCCCATCCCGGGAAAAAACTGACCTTCATGGGCAACGAACTGGCCCAATTCGAGGAATGGAACAACAACCACAGCATCGACTGGGATTGCCTGAACTGGGAGGACCATCGCGGAGTCCAACGGCTCGTCGCGGATCTCAATGCCCTGTACAAGCGGACGCCGGCCCTCTGGAGCCAGGATTTCGACCCCGCAGGGTTCCAGTGGCTGACCAGCGACGACTCCGATCACAATGTGCTCAGCTTCGCGCGCTTCGGCAACAACGGGGAAGCGGTTGTGGTGGTGGTGAACTTCTCGGGAAACGCGTGGTCGGATTATCAGGTGGCGCTGCCCCAAGGCGGTTCGTGGAAAGAGGTCCTCACTACTGACGACTCGCGATACGGTGGTTCGAACATCCACAACGACAGCTTCGTTGCCGACGAAGAACCGTACCATTCTCGTGAATGGTCCGTGAAACTCACGATTCCTGCGCTGGGAGCACTATTCTTGGTACCTGAGGACTGA
- a CDS encoding metal ABC transporter permease, which produces MSSVDFSFDPAWMTTLQAPFMVNAALAGLCISIAAGMMGYFTIARHSTFAAHALAHIGLPGATGAVLLGLPVSVGLGVFALGGALVIGALGKRATQREIATGTVLAFATGLGLFFARLSTSASQQMQSILFGSILTITTGQIVGFLLFDIVLLLVVTIVYRPLLFSSLDEQVAQAKGVNIGVMNVIFMAMMAGVITIAVPAVGTLLIFALVITPAATANILAASPFHAMLLAGGICLLSIWGGLVLAAMFPTPPSFMIVTISTVLWAVTKFVASRRS; this is translated from the coding sequence ATGAGTTCCGTAGATTTTTCGTTCGACCCTGCGTGGATGACCACGCTTCAGGCACCCTTCATGGTGAATGCGGCCCTCGCCGGACTGTGCATCTCCATCGCCGCAGGCATGATGGGATATTTCACCATAGCCAGGCATTCGACATTCGCCGCCCACGCACTCGCCCACATCGGTCTGCCTGGTGCCACCGGAGCGGTACTGCTCGGTCTGCCGGTTTCCGTGGGCCTCGGCGTCTTCGCCCTTGGCGGGGCGCTGGTCATCGGCGCCCTGGGCAAACGGGCCACCCAGCGCGAGATCGCGACCGGAACCGTGCTCGCCTTCGCCACCGGTCTGGGACTGTTCTTCGCCCGGCTTTCCACCTCGGCATCCCAACAGATGCAATCAATCCTCTTCGGCTCCATTCTCACGATCACCACAGGGCAGATTGTCGGTTTCCTGCTATTCGACATCGTTCTGCTGCTGGTGGTGACCATCGTCTACAGGCCCTTGCTCTTCAGCTCACTCGATGAGCAGGTGGCTCAGGCCAAGGGAGTGAACATCGGTGTGATGAACGTGATTTTCATGGCCATGATGGCGGGAGTCATCACCATCGCGGTTCCCGCCGTCGGTACGCTGCTGATCTTCGCCCTGGTCATCACCCCAGCTGCCACCGCGAACATTCTCGCGGCCTCGCCCTTCCATGCGATGCTGCTTGCCGGCGGCATCTGCCTGCTGTCCATCTGGGGCGGACTGGTCCTGGCGGCGATGTTCCCCACACCCCCGAGCTTCATGATCGTGACTATTTCGACCGTTCTTTGGGCGGTTACCAAATTTGTGGCCTCGCGAAGGTCATAA
- a CDS encoding Y-family DNA polymerase — MARNIPDIPHHSAAPSASAESSAPRTRNAAPRLILADANSFFASCETVFDPSLAGQAVVVLSNNDGCVVARSAEAKRLGIVNGTPWFKIREQAMHDHVIARSSNYELYASLSHRMMHVMKEFLPGQEVYSIDECFLKSSADDETLTDICTEMRNAVLNGVGIPVSIGIAPSKTLAKISNHWAKQHSGTNGITLWNHIDEHHGDEALASVPIDDIWGVGRRLTRKLMGMGITNALALRDSDPVMIRHRFSVTLERTVLELRGIPCIEEESDANGGVRKSQIICSRMFSSPVTGYDTLAQALSVYAQQACHRLRRQHSLCSRVAAFSSTSPYQQNYARISDMKVLDDPSDNPMIITKAACEALRPHVDQHAAYIRAGVLLMGLSQAEHYQTFEGFEAARDTYELGSTIEEISRRFGSRRVGIGYGGLRGSGRSDADTGASWSMNRNMLSGRCTTRWDEMAVVHAR, encoded by the coding sequence ATGGCAAGGAATATTCCCGACATCCCGCATCATTCGGCTGCACCCTCTGCTTCCGCAGAGTCCTCGGCTCCACGTACGCGAAATGCAGCACCACGTCTCATCCTTGCCGATGCCAACAGCTTCTTCGCCTCATGCGAAACGGTGTTCGACCCTTCCCTGGCGGGACAGGCCGTGGTTGTGCTCTCGAACAATGACGGGTGCGTGGTGGCACGCAGTGCCGAGGCGAAACGACTCGGCATCGTCAACGGCACTCCCTGGTTCAAAATCAGGGAGCAGGCCATGCACGACCATGTCATAGCGCGCAGCTCGAACTACGAACTCTACGCCAGCCTCTCTCACCGGATGATGCATGTGATGAAGGAGTTCCTTCCCGGCCAGGAGGTCTATTCTATCGACGAGTGTTTTCTGAAGAGCTCAGCCGACGATGAGACCCTGACCGATATATGCACCGAGATGCGCAATGCCGTTCTCAACGGCGTGGGCATACCGGTCAGCATAGGCATCGCACCGAGCAAGACACTGGCCAAGATATCCAATCACTGGGCCAAGCAGCACAGCGGCACGAACGGCATCACCCTATGGAACCACATCGACGAACATCACGGCGACGAAGCACTGGCGAGCGTGCCTATCGACGATATCTGGGGAGTCGGCAGACGACTGACGCGCAAGCTCATGGGCATGGGCATCACCAATGCCCTGGCACTCAGAGACAGCGACCCGGTAATGATTCGTCACCGTTTCTCGGTGACGTTGGAACGTACCGTACTCGAATTGCGCGGCATCCCCTGCATCGAAGAAGAGTCGGATGCCAACGGCGGCGTGCGCAAATCCCAGATCATCTGTTCGCGCATGTTCTCCTCTCCCGTGACCGGCTACGACACGCTGGCCCAGGCGCTCAGCGTCTATGCCCAACAGGCCTGCCATCGGCTGCGACGGCAGCACAGTCTGTGCTCACGGGTCGCTGCTTTCAGCTCCACGAGCCCATACCAGCAGAACTACGCAAGAATCTCGGATATGAAGGTGCTCGACGACCCGAGCGACAACCCCATGATCATCACCAAAGCAGCCTGTGAAGCGCTCCGACCTCATGTCGACCAGCATGCGGCGTACATCAGGGCCGGAGTGCTGCTGATGGGTCTTTCTCAGGCGGAGCATTACCAGACCTTCGAAGGTTTCGAAGCTGCCAGAGACACGTATGAGCTCGGTTCAACCATCGAGGAAATCTCACGACGCTTCGGTTCGCGACGCGTAGGCATAGGCTATGGAGGTTTGAGGGGTTCCGGGCGCAGCGACGCCGACACCGGTGCGAGCTGGTCCATGAACCGCAACATGCTGTCAGGCCGGTGCACCACGCGTTGGGATGAGATGGCGGTGGTCCATGCCCGTTGA
- a CDS encoding response regulator transcription factor, with protein sequence MINNSMSPAKPHTILVVEDEPTLATAIAQRLTAEGWTARVASDGASAVQAAAQLRPQLVIMDIMLPVMDGLEATKRIVAERPVPVLILTARDDEADKVIGLGAGADDYMTKPFSMRELIARCKALLRRVERAKVIAKNSENEKLLDFGSLIIDPAQRIVTMDGEQVHLTPTEFDLLATLARKPKSVLTREKLLEEVWDWVDASGTRTVDSHVKALRHKLGSEMIRTVHGVGYAFEPPEADTAN encoded by the coding sequence ATGATCAATAATTCAATGTCTCCCGCAAAACCGCACACGATTCTGGTCGTCGAGGATGAACCGACACTGGCCACGGCCATCGCACAGCGATTGACGGCAGAGGGATGGACGGCGAGGGTGGCATCCGATGGGGCCAGCGCGGTTCAGGCAGCAGCACAGCTCCGTCCGCAATTGGTGATTATGGATATCATGCTTCCGGTGATGGACGGTCTCGAGGCGACGAAGCGCATCGTGGCGGAACGCCCTGTTCCCGTGCTGATCCTTACCGCACGCGACGACGAGGCGGACAAGGTCATCGGTCTCGGAGCCGGTGCCGATGACTATATGACCAAACCCTTCTCCATGCGTGAGCTGATCGCAAGATGCAAGGCCCTGCTGCGAAGAGTGGAACGTGCCAAAGTCATCGCCAAGAACTCCGAAAACGAGAAGCTGCTCGACTTCGGTTCACTGATCATCGACCCTGCACAGCGCATCGTCACCATGGACGGAGAGCAGGTTCATCTCACTCCGACCGAGTTCGATCTGCTCGCCACGCTGGCGCGTAAACCGAAATCCGTGCTCACCCGAGAAAAGCTTCTGGAAGAGGTCTGGGACTGGGTCGATGCCTCCGGCACCCGAACCGTGGATTCGCATGTCAAGGCCCTGCGTCACAAGCTCGGATCGGAAATGATCAGAACGGTGCACGGCGTCGGCTATGCTTTCGAGCCGCCGGAGGCCGATACCGCGAACTGA
- a CDS encoding HAD-IIB family hydrolase encodes MSTQAAITIAQSWQDVDIESMCAKVRVIAFDLDTTLARSKMRMTEEMGRRLAALTHLSTVAIVSGGRFEQFRTQVLDVLDGLDTPPDRSRLHLMPTSGTRYFRWQEGEWVCVYAHDLAEQDRVQAIASLERHARELGIWEERHWGHRIEDRGSQITFSAMGQQAPVEVKESWDPTNEKKNALAMAVAADLPHLQVRSGGSTSVDISERGIDKAYAVRELASILGVSVHDMMFIGDRMDPEGNDYPAALAGTMPIRVHNPDETIAVSDRIIALLSDRSS; translated from the coding sequence ATGAGCACTCAGGCAGCCATCACCATCGCCCAATCATGGCAGGACGTTGATATCGAGTCGATGTGCGCCAAAGTGCGCGTTATCGCTTTCGATCTTGATACCACGCTCGCGCGTTCCAAGATGCGCATGACCGAGGAGATGGGCCGTCGACTCGCCGCCCTGACGCATCTGAGCACCGTGGCAATCGTATCCGGTGGGCGATTCGAACAGTTCAGGACTCAGGTTCTTGACGTGCTGGATGGTCTGGATACGCCTCCGGACAGATCCAGACTGCATCTTATGCCTACGAGTGGTACCAGGTATTTTCGTTGGCAGGAGGGCGAATGGGTGTGCGTCTATGCGCACGATCTCGCGGAACAGGATCGTGTGCAGGCCATCGCTTCACTGGAGCGGCATGCGCGGGAGCTCGGCATATGGGAAGAACGCCATTGGGGGCACCGCATCGAGGACAGAGGAAGTCAGATCACCTTCTCGGCCATGGGGCAGCAGGCCCCTGTAGAGGTCAAAGAATCCTGGGATCCGACGAATGAGAAGAAGAATGCCCTGGCCATGGCAGTCGCCGCTGATCTGCCTCATCTTCAGGTTCGTTCCGGCGGTTCCACCAGCGTGGATATTTCTGAGCGCGGTATCGACAAGGCGTATGCGGTTCGTGAACTTGCCTCGATTCTGGGTGTCAGCGTGCACGACATGATGTTCATCGGCGACCGCATGGACCCCGAAGGCAATGATTATCCTGCCGCTCTGGCCGGTACGATGCCGATTCGTGTGCATAACCCCGACGAGACCATAGCCGTTTCGGACCGCATCATCGCATTGTTGTCGGATCGCTCGAGCTGA
- a CDS encoding ComF family protein: MTDDTHRCSKRLSLMLHTSKSLLHACGLVLFPRGCAGCEAPDEILCAACRGDFSVIVGRTLPGTLMGRCYAAGIYRNAVRAAILSWKDHGDREVSRALGDQLARLATRTVIPYLHEHPELRRDAPIHVLPVPSSRKSLNNRGRLQTLHLAGAVAARLNDAGIPALVDHCMRVRGDVRKSVQTGGLRDRASRASGLIHLRHRESLRDVQVIVVDDIVTTASTLRQCIRVLADAGARPLTALLLASTLDGREPARFAGCDRASTGMDHRHLIPTRGAPA; encoded by the coding sequence ATGACCGATGACACGCACCGTTGCTCCAAGCGGCTGTCTCTAATGCTCCACACGAGCAAATCGCTGCTTCATGCCTGCGGGCTCGTGCTGTTTCCCAGAGGCTGTGCCGGATGCGAGGCGCCCGATGAGATACTCTGCGCAGCGTGTCGCGGCGATTTCTCCGTGATTGTGGGCAGAACGCTTCCTGGGACGCTGATGGGACGCTGCTATGCCGCCGGAATCTATAGGAATGCAGTGAGAGCCGCCATTCTCTCCTGGAAGGATCACGGTGACCGAGAAGTGTCCCGTGCACTCGGCGACCAACTGGCACGACTTGCCACGCGGACCGTTATACCGTATCTGCACGAACACCCCGAGCTGCGTCGGGATGCTCCGATTCATGTCTTGCCGGTACCGTCCTCTCGGAAGTCGCTGAATAACCGCGGTCGTCTGCAGACTCTGCATCTGGCTGGGGCCGTCGCCGCGCGGCTCAACGACGCCGGCATCCCCGCGCTTGTGGACCACTGCATGCGTGTGCGCGGCGACGTCAGAAAATCGGTGCAGACCGGAGGTCTTCGTGACCGAGCCAGCAGAGCCAGCGGTCTGATTCATCTGCGTCACCGCGAATCGCTGCGTGACGTACAGGTCATTGTGGTGGATGACATCGTCACCACTGCGTCGACGCTGCGCCAGTGCATTCGCGTGTTGGCCGATGCGGGTGCTCGGCCGCTGACAGCCCTGCTCCTGGCGAGCACCCTGGATGGCCGTGAGCCAGCACGCTTCGCAGGGTGTGATAGGGCGTCAACGGGCATGGACCACCGCCATCTCATCCCAACGCGTGGTGCACCGGCCTGA
- a CDS encoding 2-C-methyl-D-erythritol 2,4-cyclodiphosphate synthase has protein sequence MVENSGAGISALRVGMGFDAHRFATPDEQRELWLACMRWEDAEGEGVSGLSGDSDGDVVAHAVIDALLSASNQGDIGSFFGVGPTSKGSGMHGRDMIREIAIMLAGRGWSINGASVVVVTQQPNISTRRQEAEMSMSQALGAPVTLTASTTDGMGFTGHGEGMAAMATATLIRQTAL, from the coding sequence ATGGTGGAGAACAGTGGTGCGGGTATCAGCGCCTTGCGAGTGGGCATGGGGTTCGACGCCCATCGCTTTGCGACGCCGGATGAACAGCGAGAGCTGTGGCTCGCCTGCATGCGTTGGGAGGATGCCGAAGGCGAAGGAGTATCCGGGCTGTCGGGAGATTCGGACGGCGATGTCGTGGCTCATGCCGTCATCGATGCCCTGCTTTCAGCGTCGAATCAGGGCGATATCGGGTCGTTTTTCGGCGTCGGTCCGACATCGAAGGGTTCCGGCATGCACGGACGTGACATGATTCGGGAAATTGCCATCATGCTCGCGGGACGAGGCTGGTCAATCAACGGCGCAAGCGTTGTCGTTGTGACGCAGCAGCCGAATATCTCCACCCGCAGGCAGGAAGCCGAGATGTCCATGAGTCAGGCACTTGGAGCCCCTGTCACATTGACGGCATCAACGACGGATGGCATGGGATTTACCGGGCATGGTGAGGGCATGGCGGCCATGGCGACGGCAACGCTGATTCGGCAGACCGCGCTCTAA
- a CDS encoding sensor histidine kinase produces the protein MQKSPKHNSAPHVDPERPIGFLSSLKGELSMLITISTAIAFVMAWFLLKVGWSGWIAMPLTLIVALGITYVFSRGLTSPLRQMRDAATSMSAGDYSVRVQAATLSHDEVGQLARSFNEMAEELQHADQMRLDMVANVSHELRTPVSALQAMVENMADGVIEPTAANLDSILDQTHRLSDLIAFLLDLSRMEAGAASLEIDAFDFADFIDETVEPLEIADSGHAHDIRMDVPSGISMEGDQDRLRQLFTNIIANALKHSADGTTVLVEAHEDEEHGNIVTNVVNYGSQIPQEARSDIFRRFVKGKAGPGTESGGTGLGLSIARWAAQLHGGTIVVVDDPRGADFEITLPKYHVTQYRGSIEHRP, from the coding sequence ATGCAGAAATCTCCGAAACACAACTCAGCGCCACATGTCGATCCGGAACGACCGATTGGCTTTCTCTCCTCCCTGAAGGGCGAGCTGAGCATGCTGATCACCATATCCACCGCCATCGCCTTCGTCATGGCCTGGTTCCTGTTGAAAGTGGGATGGAGCGGATGGATCGCCATGCCGCTCACGCTCATCGTGGCGCTTGGCATCACCTATGTGTTTTCACGAGGACTGACTTCCCCGTTGAGGCAGATGCGTGATGCCGCCACGTCGATGTCTGCCGGAGATTACAGCGTGCGCGTGCAGGCGGCGACCCTCAGCCATGACGAGGTGGGGCAACTCGCAAGATCCTTCAACGAGATGGCCGAAGAACTGCAGCACGCCGACCAGATGCGGCTCGATATGGTGGCGAATGTGAGTCACGAATTGCGCACACCGGTGTCGGCGCTGCAGGCCATGGTGGAGAATATGGCCGATGGCGTAATCGAACCGACCGCCGCGAATCTTGACAGCATTCTGGATCAAACGCACAGGCTTTCCGATCTGATCGCCTTTCTGCTCGACCTCTCTCGTATGGAGGCTGGTGCCGCCAGCCTTGAAATCGACGCCTTCGACTTCGCAGACTTCATCGACGAAACCGTGGAACCGTTGGAAATAGCCGATTCCGGGCATGCACACGATATTCGCATGGATGTACCCTCCGGCATCAGCATGGAGGGCGATCAGGATCGTCTACGTCAGCTATTCACCAATATCATCGCCAACGCTCTGAAACATTCCGCCGACGGCACCACCGTGCTGGTCGAGGCTCACGAAGACGAAGAGCACGGCAACATCGTGACCAATGTCGTGAACTACGGCTCGCAGATTCCTCAAGAGGCCCGTTCAGACATCTTCCGTCGTTTCGTCAAGGGAAAGGCCGGGCCGGGAACCGAATCAGGAGGCACCGGTCTCGGGCTGTCCATAGCCCGATGGGCCGCACAGCTCCACGGAGGTACCATCGTGGTCGTCGACGACCCGCGCGGGGCCGATTTCGAGATCACACTCCCCAAATACCATGTAACACAGTATCGCGGTTCAATCGAGCACCGCCCGTAG
- a CDS encoding LexA family protein, with protein sequence MSQLSSEEMTEDVQATGSAQNHRPSGTRAGSSRQNDVANTISPERKTLIFRPLIDPRPVPAAMESVRAGFPSVAQDYFAGDFSFDENVILHPDTTFILTVAGDSMEGAGIFDGDLLVVDRSLNPEDDDVVVAILDGELTVKRLVMHGRTPILHPENPLYPDFAPLDGQSLEIWGVVTGNYHSQKRMDVIRHHAQSKDAPATPPIIRPKPTGGHTPPLRHPSQSQPRENSAYASKGWG encoded by the coding sequence ATGTCTCAACTATCCTCTGAGGAAATGACGGAGGACGTGCAAGCCACGGGGTCTGCACAGAACCACCGCCCATCAGGCACACGCGCCGGTTCGTCGCGACAGAACGACGTCGCGAATACCATCTCCCCTGAGCGAAAGACACTGATATTCCGCCCGCTGATCGACCCTCGGCCAGTTCCCGCGGCCATGGAGTCCGTTCGGGCCGGTTTCCCGTCGGTAGCACAGGACTATTTCGCCGGTGATTTCAGTTTCGACGAAAACGTCATCCTCCATCCCGACACCACCTTCATCCTTACCGTTGCAGGCGACTCGATGGAGGGTGCAGGCATTTTCGATGGAGACCTTCTGGTCGTCGACCGTTCCCTGAATCCCGAGGACGACGATGTGGTGGTGGCCATCCTGGACGGTGAACTGACCGTCAAACGCCTCGTAATGCACGGGCGCACGCCGATTCTCCATCCTGAAAACCCCCTGTATCCGGACTTCGCTCCACTCGACGGTCAGAGCCTTGAAATCTGGGGCGTGGTCACGGGAAACTATCACAGTCAGAAGCGTATGGACGTGATTCGCCATCACGCCCAATCGAAGGACGCTCCCGCGACACCGCCGATTATCCGGCCGAAACCGACCGGAGGCCACACTCCGCCGCTTCGACATCCGTCACAGAGCCAACCGCGTGAGAACAGCGCCTATGCCTCGAAAGGCTGGGGCTGA
- a CDS encoding CarD family transcriptional regulator: MAYNVGDMVVYPRHGAAKVEAITERTVKGITREYIQLSVLSSDGLVINVPVDNAKKVGVRDIVGAREVAKVFEILRTPIIEKEMNWSRRYKLNVEKIATGDVNKIAEVVRDLAQRDVDEHGLSAGEKRMLTKARSILTSEIALSEGLGEEEAQHLLDVNLGYVDPEPGDEKHHSKTPKEPATETLARLDAESKKSKK, translated from the coding sequence ATGGCATATAACGTCGGCGATATGGTCGTCTATCCGCGTCACGGCGCAGCAAAGGTCGAGGCCATCACCGAACGGACAGTCAAAGGGATAACACGCGAATATATTCAGCTTTCGGTGTTGTCGTCGGACGGTCTGGTGATCAACGTCCCTGTGGATAACGCGAAGAAGGTCGGTGTCAGGGACATCGTGGGTGCCCGCGAGGTTGCCAAGGTCTTTGAGATTCTGCGCACGCCCATCATCGAAAAAGAGATGAACTGGTCACGCAGGTACAAGCTCAACGTCGAAAAGATCGCAACCGGTGACGTCAACAAGATAGCCGAGGTCGTGCGTGATCTGGCTCAGCGTGACGTCGATGAGCACGGGCTGTCGGCAGGCGAGAAACGCATGCTGACCAAGGCCCGCAGCATTCTGACATCGGAGATCGCACTCTCCGAAGGTCTGGGGGAAGAAGAAGCCCAGCATCTTCTGGATGTCAATCTCGGCTATGTGGACCCCGAACCGGGGGATGAGAAACATCATTCGAAGACTCCCAAGGAGCCCGCTACCGAGACTTTGGCGCGCTTGGACGCGGAGAGCAAGAAGTCGAAGAAGTAG
- a CDS encoding metallopeptidase family protein: MTYRAPWLRSTNRNRHGRGMRRPMFGTRLPHYRTASGMFDDMVAGQLKRLGTAWPDLMKPVEFAVEDVPPSMPTPWDDEDRTFSQGFPSNHGIPARIVLYRMPLQMQTKDRMEMQLMIRDELVMRLAQLYGRRPEEIDPSWGL, from the coding sequence ATGACGTATCGCGCACCCTGGCTTCGCAGCACCAACCGCAACAGACACGGACGGGGTATGCGGCGACCGATGTTCGGCACCCGCCTGCCGCATTACCGTACGGCCTCGGGCATGTTCGACGACATGGTGGCCGGCCAGCTCAAACGCCTGGGCACGGCGTGGCCCGACCTGATGAAGCCCGTGGAATTCGCGGTCGAGGACGTCCCGCCGTCTATGCCCACACCTTGGGATGACGAAGATCGCACCTTCTCTCAAGGTTTCCCGTCCAATCACGGCATTCCCGCACGCATAGTGCTGTATCGCATGCCTCTGCAGATGCAGACCAAGGACAGAATGGAAATGCAGCTGATGATCAGAGATGAGCTGGTCATGCGGCTTGCGCAGCTCTATGGACGCAGACCCGAGGAAATAGACCCTTCTTGGGGGCTGTGA